ACGAAGAAGAAGAAAAAAGAGAAAAAGAGAAAGCAGAAAAAGAACGCAAACTGCAACTCAAACGACAACAAGAATATATAGAGAAGTTATTTAGGCAAGAAGAACAAGAAAGAAGAGAGCGAATCAGAAGAAGAGAAGAAGAAAAGGCAAAGTTAAGAATGGAGGTTAGAGAAGAAATACGATCTTATATAGGAAGTATTGAAAATAGCGATTCTAGTGATGATATTGCAAATTTATATCCTTTATACGAAGAGAGTAGGGGAGATAATATTACCATACGCCCGCCGAGATCACAAATTAACACTAATTTTGAAGGATTGAAAACGATTAGAGGACTTTCTCTTGCTAGTTTGGGAATTATGCTTTCATATCAAGAACAAGATCCAGATAAAGATAAAATTTTAATGCACAATGCAAAAGGAGAGATGATATGAAATTTAGTTTAAAGTATTTAACCAGAAGACTTTATTTAAGAAGAGATAGATTTTGGCAAACTTATATGAGCTATGAGATTTAATTTAAGAAAAATGACAAGACAGTACTTAATTTTTCAATACTAAATTTTGATGATATTGACTATGAGTATGTGTATCTTCATACGTTAAAGAGTGGCTAAAAAAGGAATATACGGATAATATGGATATTACAATTAATCTAGTAGACAATCTATAGTTATGAAATAAGAGATGGCATTTTCTTGGTGACATTTTGAATACTATTCACAAAGACTATAAGGAAATCTTTTTTGGTAATTTAGAAAGAAATGCTGTTAAAGAATTGAAACCTGAAGTTGCATTACAATCAGAAGATGAATTAGGAAATGAAGTAAAAGAGCAAACAGAAGAACAGGTTATTCAATGGGAACAAGCACAAGCTAAAACGGTTAGAGTTAAGGTGTTTAAAAGTCTAAGCAGATAGTTAATTAAAGCTAGTTAGAGATTAATGTGAATTACTGATTTTGTAATTGAAAATTTGTGGAGTTATTAATTCATATTTATTTACCCAAGACCGAATAAATAATTGAAATTAATGTTAAAAAAATCCCTATATTAAGTGTGATAATAGTTCCAAACATCCAATTATGTAATTTTAATTTACTATTAAGTTCTGTTTTATTAATTTCCATATCTTTTCTTATAATAATAATATCTGATTTTAATTCATCTTTTACTTTGTCAATTTTAATATTTAGGTTGTTTTCAATAATATTGATCTTGTTATCAAGTTCATTAAATTTAGTATCTATTTTATTATCAAGTTCAGTGAATTTGTTATCTATTCTGCTAATAAGTTCTTCTTTTATGTCAAAAATTTTTTCTTCTAAATGTTTTAATTTTATATCAAAGTTTTCTTTGATATACTCAATATCTTTATGAGTTAGCTCATTTTTGTAGTATCTATAAGATAAGTCGTCAGCAATTTCTTTATTAATCCCTGCTTTTATAAGCTCATTTAGTACCATTTGCCGAGTAATTATAGGTTGTATTTGCATATATGTCACAATAGTCTCCTTATATAATTATTATACAGTATTTTAAGGGTTAATAAAAGAATTAAATTTTTAGTCATGTTAGATTTATGCTTTTTGTTGTGGAAAGTATTATACAGTATTTTGATTGATAGTTTGTAGATAAATTTATAGGAGCTTTTTAATTTTTTTGAGTCGTAGGTTGATATGAGCTTTAATTTTATGAAATCTTAATAATATAATATAAATATATGTATTTCAATTTTTTCTT
The window above is part of the Borrelia hispanica CRI genome. Proteins encoded here:
- the bdr gene encoding Bdr family repetitive protein gives rise to the protein MTYMQIQPIITRQMVLNELIKAGINKEIADDLSYRYYKNELTHKDIEYIKENFDIKLKHLEEKIFDIKEELISRIDNKFTELDNKIDTKFNELDNKINIIENNLNIKIDKVKDELKSDIIIIRKDMEINKTELNSKLKLHNWMFGTIITLNIGIFLTLISIIYSVLGK